A section of the Macadamia integrifolia cultivar HAES 741 chromosome 9, SCU_Mint_v3, whole genome shotgun sequence genome encodes:
- the LOC122089476 gene encoding uncharacterized protein LOC122089476, translated as MLQWMGGSRRKVTTSRKSTEKRQRQYFEQRKRQKQTAELGNFSDEMIPCGQQVQLHDKPQSLDILSLLNLKRVTEESNSGCTTAKENPVINDSPVYLKCGMPSIPKKVSRRQSVDLKEAKNVPSNRQLDTESPKNFPSPSNYSSDGNGDKLDYWRTATENQLSILDVLGDDGPNSNAEESPIREAHVAFSVEGLGIVGMETPVCSPRPSGRILFDGCSSPPRAVKRFHSSKDFTYIMDDEGLELNAMIHDINMPFGGNSSKIPSKPRNTVHQSGNPKNKKFTFQGCMQPDPDDNQIDYFPGEEKYLCNDMAKYGFLTGNNVDERKYGVHWGSRSDQTDCDLDNLLGNRKQIHQSSPADEDFYVHCMRDAERAVSHVNILGPPSLHSEDPASDKEYFCVSKDKPRYTSLDANWDFGTCTDQPAWSFMTEDAVDSMSLLSEESCSSSAVRGDKCYNSAPNSSRMKKRMPRQGNDVCRSSENNYGVENLYAEETQNQNKDEIQHGNNVEVPGKYPSVPKQMRSKLEDYSKELYTVQENPRQQPRWPFVDEYSSADKDLGLGSFCTAEAEPMSLDLEFFSEDRFNISSSSKRSKFDVTSKCAYATNEKAAVQQPPSPKNSYGSPIFSNTESSSKKPDVSPAARTEGKPPDSSDAVDFLECIEVQDVSRWESISKYHEEKSEFQHTYCGNFFEEIQKEISMGKFELTSENDKVSSDIEPNDNCGECNVANDNTREQILKSKTSSPDHAEDNSSSIKDKPGKLEETTDVKKCQFDALVHLASPNWTKEKDPSRPKRRNTEGNGQNGNVSPTYQIMLQSYVQLLCVQKGAKRGK; from the exons CAAAGGAAAATCCAGTAATCAATGATTCACCAGTGTACTTGAAGTGTGGAATGCCAAGCATCCCAAAAAAGGTCTCTCGTAGGCAGTCCGTTGATCTCAAGGAAGCAA AAAATGTACCATCAAACCGTCAATTGGATACTGAATCACCAAAGAA TTTCCCATCTCCTAGTAACTACTCTTCCGATGGAAATGGTGATAAACTGGATTACTGGAGAACCGCTACTGAAAACC AGTTATCTATTCTTGATGTACTTGGTGATGATGGACCAAATAGCAATGCAGAAGAAAGTCCAATACGTGAAGCTCATGTTGCATTTTCTGTAGAAG GTTTAGGTATAGTGGGGATGGAAACACCAGTTTGTTCGCCAAGACCATCTGGCCG AATATTATTTGATGGCTGCTCTTCACCACCAAGGGCTGTTAAACGATTTCACTCATCCAAGGACTTTACTTACATCATGGATGATGAAGGGCTTGAACTG AATGCCATGATACATGATATCAATATGCCATTTGGTGGCAACTCATCCAAGATACCTTCGAAACCACGGAACACTGTGCATCAATCTGGcaatccaaaaaacaaaaaattcactttCCAAGGCTGCATGCAACCTGATCCCGATGATAATCAAATTGACTACTTTCCAGGTGAAGAGAAGTACCTCTGCAACGATATGG CCAAGTATGGGTTCCTAACAGGCAACAATGTTGATGAGAGGAAATATGGTGTACATTGGGGGAGTCGATCCGATCAAACAGATTGTGACTTGGACAATCTATTgggaaatagaaaacaaatccaTCAATCAAGCCCTGCTGATGAAGATTTTTATGTACATTGCATGAG AGATGCAGAGAGAGCAGTTAGCCATGTCAACATTTTAG GGCCACCTTCTCTGCATTCTGAGGACCCTGCATCGGACAAAGAATATTTCTGTGTGTCAAAAGATAAGCCAAG GTACACTTCATTGGATGCAAATTGGGACTTTGGCACTTGTACCGATCAACCAGCTTGGTCTTTCATGACAGAAGATGCAGTGGATAGCATGAGTTTATTAAG TGAAGAGTCATGCTCATCCAGTGCAG TGAGGGGTGACAAATGTTATAATTCTGCACCAAACTCAAGTAGGATGAAAAAAAGAATGCCAAGGCAGGGAAATGATGTCTGCAGGAGCTCAGAAAACAACTATGGTGTTGAGAATCTTTATGCAGAAGAAACACAGAACCAAAACAAGGATGAAATTCAGCATGGAAACAATGTGGAAGTTCCAGGAAAGTACCCAAGTGTGCCAAAACAGATGAGGTCTAAACTAGAGGATTACTCAAAAGAGCTGTACACTGTCCAGGAAAATCCAAGACAGCAACCAAGATGGCCATTTGTGGATGAATATTCTTCTGCTGATAAAGATTTAGGTCTTGGTTCTTTCTGCACTGCAGAAGCAGAACCCATGTCTTTGGACTTAGAGTTCTTCTCAGAGGATCGTTTTAACATATCATCATCCTCAAAGCGATCCAAATTTGATGTTACTTCAAAGTGTGCATATGCTACCAATGAAAAAGCTGCGGTCCAGCAACCTCCCAGTCCTAAGAATTCTTATGGTTCCCCCATTTTCTCAAACACAGAATCCAGTTCAAAGAAGCCAGATGTATCTCCAGCTGCCAGAACGGAAGGCAAGCCTCCAGATTCATCTGATGCTGTCGATTTTTTAGAATGTATAGAGGTTCAGGATGTGTCTAGGTGGGAAAGTATCAGCAAATATCATGAAGAGAAATCAGAATTTCAGCACACATACTGTGGAAATTTTTTTGAGGAGATACAAAAAGAGATTTCCATGGGGAAGTTTGAGCTAACCTCAGAAAAtgataaagtgtcaagtgacataGAACCTAATGACAACTGTGGTGAATGCAATGTGGCAAATGATAATACTCGGGAGCAAATATTGAAGTCAAAGACAAGTTCTCCTGACCATGCAGAGGACAATTCATCAAGTATAAAGGATAAACCCGGCAAGCTTGAGGAAACTACAGATGTAAAGAA ATGTCAATTTGATGCTCTAGTTCATCTTGCTTCTCCAAATTGGACTAAAG AAAAAGATCCATCTAGACCCAAGAGAAGGAATACTGAGGGTAATGGGCAAAATGGTAATGTTAGCCCAACTTACCAGATCATGCTTCAAAGCTATGTTCAGCTCCTCTGTGTGCAGAAAGGTGCTAAAAGAGGCAAATGA